The following coding sequences lie in one Fusarium poae strain DAOMC 252244 chromosome 1, whole genome shotgun sequence genomic window:
- a CDS encoding hypothetical protein (TransMembrane:12 (i58-82o88-110i122-140o146-169i181-204o210-231i261-283o295-315i327-346o352-375i387-409o415-435i)) — protein sequence MSTTITQTQESIELTTLHERRKDTVEEQPSLPPDDVPPPYAQTQAQRWNYPKGNMPKLGFAFLSFIIAGMNDAAVGALIPYLERYYDLSYTIISLIFLTPFAGYSVAAFTNARIHMRFGQRGVAIMAPICHLITFVALALHPPYPVLVVCNIFSGFGNGLTDACFCAWVGAMDKANTVQGFLHASYSLGALFSPLIATSMVVSYDLPWYTFYYVMIGITVVEWIGLTVSFWQKTGAVYQLEHVNESEDSGAGTREALKSKVTWLCSLFFFAYMGVEVGLGGWIVTFMLRVRKASAYASGASGTGFWAGMALGRACLGFVTERFGERLCLSIYLVICIGLQLLFWLVPRFIVSAIAVAFLGFFLGPMFPGAVMVTAKLLPAKIHVSAIGFAMAIGGTGGTIFPFAIGAIANSKGVGVLQPIILALITVVAGVWLSFPRIQKKD from the exons ATGTCGACAACAATCACACAAACTCAGGAGTCGATTGAGCTCACAACTCTACATGAACGTAGAAAAGACACCGTTGAGGAGCAGCCTTCTTTACCGCCTGACGATGTACCTCCTCCATATGCGCAGACACAGGCACAGAGGTGGAACTATCCCAAAGGGAACATGCCAAAGCTCGGGTTTGCTTTCTTGTCATTTATCATCGCTGGTATGAACGATGCAGCCGTTGGT GCTTTGATCCCATAT CTCGAAAGATATTACGATCTAAGCTACACAATCATCTCCCTCATCTTCCTCACTCCCTTCGCCGGCTACTCAGTCGCCGCTTTCACTAATGCACGAATCCATATGCGTTTTGGCCAGCGCGGTGTCGCTATCATGGCACCCATCTGTCATCTCATCACCTTTGTCGCCCTGGCTCTGCACCCTCCGTACCCGGTTCTTGTTGTCTGCAATATCTTTAGCGGGTTTGGAAACGGTCTCACGGATGCGTGCTTTTGCGCATGGGTGGGTGCCATGGACAAGGCCAATACCGTGCAGGGCTTCTTGCACGCTTCGTATTCCCTTGGGGCGCTGTTCTCACCGCTTATTGCCACATCAATGGTTGTTTCTTATGACCTGCCCTGGTATACCTTTTATTATGTCATG ATCGGAATTACTGTGGTGGAATGGATTGGTCTCACTGTTTCATTCTGGCAAAAGACTGGCGCTGTTTATCAGCTCGAGCACGTCAATGAATCAGAAGATAGTGGCGCTGGAACAAGAGAGGCCCTCAAGTCCAAAGTCACATGGCTCTGCTCGTTGTTCTTCTTTGCGTACATGGGAGTCGAAG TCGGTCTAGGTGGATGGATCGTCACATTCATGCTACGCGTACGGAAAGCCTCAGCATATGCATCTGGTGCATCTGGCACTGGATTCTGGGCAGGCATGGCTCTCGGACGTGCATGTCTAGGTTTTGTGACAGAGCGTTTCGGTGAGAGACTATGTCTATCTATTTACCTCGTAATTTGTATCGGCTTACAACTTCTATTCTGGTTGGTTCCTCGGTTCATAGTCTCGGCCATTGCTGTCGCCTTTTTAGGCTTCTTTTTGGGGCCCATGTTTCCTGGGGCGGTCATGGTGACTGCTAAGCTTCTACCAGCTAAGATCCATGTGTCTGCTATTGGATTTGCTATGGCTATTGGTGGTACCGGTGGTACCATCTTTCCATTTGCGATTGGAGCTATTGCGAATTCCAAGGGTGTTGGTGTTTTACAGCCTATCATTCTTGCATTGATCactgttgttgctggtgtttGGTTGAGTTTCCCTAGGATTCAGAAGAAGGATTGA